In one Phalacrocorax carbo chromosome 16, bPhaCar2.1, whole genome shotgun sequence genomic region, the following are encoded:
- the TMEM94 gene encoding transmembrane protein 94 isoform X5 yields MYPDLHMPYAPSWSLHWAYRDGHLVNLPVSLLVEGDVIALRPGQESFASLRGIKDDEHIVLEPGDLFPPFSPPPSPRGEVKKGPQNPQLYRLFRVLKTPIIDNVRWCLEMALSRPVTALDNERFTVQSVMLKYAVPIVLAGFLITNAVRFIFKAPGIASWQYTLLQLQVNGVLPILPLLFPVLWILATAFGEARVLAQMSKASSTSLLAKFSEDTLSSYTEMVSSQEMIRCIWSHFLCVLKGKSPTLSFTSSLLHSLGSVTVLCCVDKQGILSWPNPSPETVLFFSGKVEPPHDSHEDLTDELSTRSFCHPEMEEEPHERDALLSAPLADTVHMTNEQERNNWSSDPPKAPDAHAHRKPNSRSKHPSGSNVSFSKDTEGGEEEHTQVVGDSEVLACEAEDFVCDYHLEMLSLSQDQQNPSCIQFDDSNWQMHLNSLKPLGLNVLLNLCNASVTERLCRFSDHLCNIALQETHNAVLPVHVPWGLCELARLIGFTPGAKDLFKQENYLALYRLPSDEMVKETILGKLSSITKRRPPLSHMINLFVKDTTTSTEQMFSHGTADIILEACTDFWDGTDIYPLSGSDRKKVLDFYQRACLSGYCSAFAYKPMHCALSSQLNGKCIELVQVPGQSAIFTCCDLPGTTPIKQSSRRNSWSSDEGIGEVMEKEDCIQALSGQIFMGMVSSQYQARLDIVRLIDGLVNACIRFVYFSLEDELKSKVFAEKMGLETGWNCHISLTPNGDVPGSEIPPSSPSHAGSLHDDLHQVSRDDVEGLLLMEEEGHSDLISFQPTDSDIPSFLEDCNRAKLPRGIHQVRPHLQNIDNVPLLVPLFTDCTPETMCEMIKIMQEYGEVTCCLGSSANLRNSCLFLQSDISIALDPLYPSRCSWETFGYATSTTMTHISDELTPLQLSGQLNSLPCSMSFRQEESTSIIRLIEQARHATYGIRKCFLFLLQCQLTLVVIQFLSCLVQLPPILSTTDIVWLSCFCYPLLSVSLLGKPPHSSIMTMATGKNLTSIPKKTQHYFLFCFLLKFSLTICSCLICFGFTLHKSCKEVDTASLNLTACSSIMLHSNADRAPDWFGTFSNALLVAQKLTAGLIVLHTVFISITHVHRTKPLWKKSPLSNRWWTLTVAVVLLGQVAQTVLDLKLWENLNSSLTFNHVSISPVSWLLGFLSLVLVVIINEIVKLHEIRVRVRYQKRQKLQFETKLGMNSPF; encoded by the exons ATGTACCCTGACCTTCACATGCCTTATGCCCCATCCTGGTCCCTTCATTGGGCCTACAGGGATGGTCATCTGGTCAACCTGCCCGTGAGCCTGTTAGTGGAAGGAGATGTCATTGCTCTGAGGCCAGGCCAGGAGTCATTTGCTTCTCTGAGAGGGATTAAG GATGATGAGCACATAGTTCTGGAGCCAGGAGATTTGTTTCCACCTTTCTCACCTCCACCCTCCCCAAGGGGAGAGGTGAAGAAGGGACCTCAGAACCCTCAGCTGTATCGTCTCTTCCGTGTCTTGAAGACCCCAATAATTGATAATGTCAG gTGGTGCCTGGAAATGGCTTTGTCACGTCCTGTGACAGCCCTGGATAATGAGAGATTCACTGTACAGTCAGTGATGCTGAAATATGCTGTCCCTATTGTACTG GCTGGCTTCCTGATCACCAATGCTGTGCGCTTCATTTTCAAAGCTCCTGGAATTGCTTCTTGGCAGTACACTCTTCTTCAGCTACAG gtgaATGGTGTCCTACCCATCCTTCCGCTGCTCTTTCCTGTCCTGTGGATTCTTGCTACAGCCTTTGGAGAAGCCAGAGTCTTGGCCCAGATGAGCAAGGCCTCATCCACCTCACTG CTTGCTAAGTTTTCAGAGGACACTCTCAGCAGCTACACAGAGATGGTATCTTCTCAG GAAATGATACGCTGTATATGGAGCCACttcctctgtgttttaaaaGGCAAATCCCCAACTCTGAGCTTCACTTCCAGCTTGCTGCATAGTCTGGGATCTGTCACT GTGCTCTGCTGTGTAGACAAGCAGGGGATTCTTTCCTGGCCAAACCCCAGCCCAGAGACTGTTCTGTTCTTCAGTGGGAAGGTGGAACCTCCTCACGATAGCCATGAAGATCTGACTGATGAGCTCTCGACTCGGTCCTTCTGCCATCCTGAGATGGAAGAAGAG CCCCATGAAAGGGATGCTTTGCTCTCTGCCCCCCTGGCAGACACAGTCCACATGACCAATGAGCAAGAGAGGAACAACTGGTCTAGTGATCCTCCGAAGGCTCCCGATGCCCATGCCCACCGAAAGCCAAACAGCAGAAGCAAGCATCCCTCTGGGTCCAATGTGAGTTTTAGCAAGGACACAGAGGGTGGAGAGGAGGAGCATACTCAG GTTGTTGGTGACAGTGAGGTGTTGGCTTGTGAGGCTGAAGACTTTGTGTGTGATTACCACCTTGAGATGCTTAGTCTGTCCCAAGACCAGCAGAACCCCTCCTGCATCCAGTTTGATGACTCCAACTGGCAGATGCACTTGAATTCCCTCAAGCCTCTGGGCCTGAATGTGCTGCTCAATCTCTGCAATGCCAGCGTGACAGAGCGTCTGTGCCGCTTCTCTGACCACCTCTGCAACATTGCCCTCCAGGAAACTCACAATGCCGTGCTGCCTGTCCATGTGCCCTGGGGCCTCTGCGAGCTCGCCAGGCTAATAG GTTTCACACCAGGTGCTAAAGATCTTTTCAAGCAGGAGAACTATTTGGCCTTGTACCGCTTGCCAAGTGATGAGATGGTTAAGGAAACAATCCTGGGGAAGCTGTCATCCATCACCAAGAGACGACCACCCCTGAGCCACATGATTAACCTGTTCGTGAAGGACACCACCACCA GCACTGAGCAGATGTTTTCTCATGGGACAGCTGACATCATCCTCGAGGCCTGCACAGACTTCTGGGACGGTACCGATATCTACCCCCTCTCTGGCTCTGACAG GAAGAAGGTCTTAGACTTCTACCAGCGAGCCTGCCTCTCAGGATACTGTTCTGCCTTTGCCTACAAGCCAATGCATTGTGCCTTGTCCTCCCAGCTCAATGGCAAGTGCATAGAACTGGTGCAGGTCCCTGGGCAGAGTGCTATCTTCACGTGCTGTGACCTCCCAGGGACGACCCCCATCAAACAGAGCAGTCGGAGGAATAGCTGGAGCTCAGATG AAGGGATTGGGGAAGTGATGGAGAAGGAAGACTGTATCCAGGCTCTGAGTGGACAGATCTTCATGGGAATGGTCTCATCTCAGTATCAGGCCCGTCTTGACATTGTCCGCCTCATTGATGGATTGGTCAATGCCTGCATTCGCTTTGTCTACTTCTCTCTGGAAGATGAGCTCAAAAGCAAG GTGTTTGCTGAGAAGATGGGTCTTGAGACTGGCTGGAATTGCCATATATCTTTAACGCCTAATGGTGATGTGCCTGGCTCAGAGATCCCTCCCTCTAGCCCCAGCCACGCTGGCTCTCTGCACGATGACCTACATCAGG TTTCTCGAGATGATGTGGAGGGGCTTCTGCTGATGGAAGAGGAAGGTCACTCGGACCTCATCAGCTTTCAACCAACCGACAGCGATATCCCCAGCTTCCTGGAGGACTGTAACAGG gccAAACTCCCACGAGGGATCCACCAGGTGAGACCTCACCTGCAGAACATAGACAATGTGCCTTTGCTAGTGCCCCTCTTCACAGACTGCACCCCGGAGA CCATGTGCGAGATGATCAAGATCATGCAGGAGTACGGGGAGGTGACTTGCTGTCTGGGAAGCTCCGCCAACCTGCGGAACAGCTGCCTCTTCCTGCAGAGCGATATCAG CATAGCACTGGACCCTCTCTACCCATCTCGCTGCTCCTGGGAGACTTTTGGCTATGCCACCAGCACGACCATGACTCACATCTCTGATGAGCTCACCCCACTGCAGCTCTCAGGGCAACTCAACAGCCTGCCTTGCTCTATGTCCTTCCGCCAAGAAGAGAGTACCAGCATCATCAGGCTTATAGAGCAG GCCAGGCATGCAACGTATGGGATCCGCAAGTGTTTCCTCTTCCTGCTGCAGTGCCAGCTGACCTTGGTTGTCATTCAG TTCCTCTCCTGCCTGGTGCAGCTGCCCCCCATCCTCAGTACCACAGACATCGTGTGGCTCTCCTGTTTCTGCTACCCACTGCTCAG CGTCTCACTCCTGGGCAAGCCTCCCCATAGCTCCATCATGACCAtggcaacaggaaaaaacttGACTTCCATTCCTAAGAAG ACTCAGCATTACTTCCTGTTCTGCTTCCTGCTGAAGTTCAGCCTGACCATCTGCTCCTGCCTCATCTGCTTTGGGTTCACACTGCATAAGTCCTGCAAAGAGGTGGACACCGCCAGCCTCAATCTCACAGCCTGCTCCTCCATCATGCTGCACAG CAATGCTGATCGTGCTCCTGACTGGTTTGGGACATTTTCCAATGCTCTTCTTGTAGCCCAGAAGCTCACAGCCGGCCTGATTGTTTTGCACACAG TGTTCATATCCATCACCCACGTCCATCGCACCAAGCCGCTGTGGAAGAAGAGCCCCCTTTCCAACCGGTGGTGGACGCTCACTGTGGCTGTTGT ATTGCTGGGGCAAGTGGCACAGACGGTGCTGGACCTGAAGCTCTGGGAAAACCTCAATTCTTCATTGACATTTAACCACGTTTCCATCTCCCCGGTCTCATGGCTCCTGGGCTTTCTTTCCTTGGTCCTTGTGGTTATCATCAATGAGATTGTCAAGCTGCATGAAATCAG GGTCCGAGTCCGTTACCAAAAGAGGCAGAAGTTGCAGTTTGAAACAAAGCTGGGGATGAATTCGCCATTTTAA